A single region of the Xiphias gladius isolate SHS-SW01 ecotype Sanya breed wild chromosome 17, ASM1685928v1, whole genome shotgun sequence genome encodes:
- the ubash3ba gene encoding ubiquitin-associated and SH3 domain-containing protein B isoform X1, giving the protein MAAKEELYAKVTPRRQRQSRPSTVKHGSTLDVLLSMGFPKTRALKALVSTGGKNVQAACDWLFSHVDDPFLDDPLPREYVLYLRPSGPLLQQLSHFWQQSRLSCGKNKAHNIFPHITLCQFFMCADGKVEALSDALQTTMAKWKGRIPMPLSLELYTSSTFIGLFVEEQLAEVLKSFAADFATEAAVKADVHVEPHKKQLHVTLAYHFQASHLPILEKLAKTVDVSSGCDWLAVLFSRDIRFANHETLQVMYPYVPQNDDELELVTGDFIFMSPVEQSSASEGWVYGTSLGTGLSGLLPENYVNRADESDTWVVHGSHSILNCASPPNSGNTVGGLLFDGQLNDCLLDTLMDPSSLTGLCPPMQVSRPTSQSSLSKMRLFVCRHGERMDVVFGKHWITQCFDSKGCYIRSNLNMPSSLPARSGGHRDYDKDCPVTVFGSTQARLVGEALLESHTTIDFVYCSPSLRCIQTAQHILQGLQQEGKTKIRVEPGLFEWTKWVSGTCLPTWIPPAELAAANLSVDTTYRPHIPISKLAVSESYDTYISRSFQVTREILAECKNLGNTVLIVAHASSLEACTRQIQGLSPQNSKDFVQVVRKIPYLGFCACEEMGETGVWQLVDPPILPLTHGPNHSFNWREMLMQD; this is encoded by the exons CTTGAAAGCTCTGGTTTCGACAGGAGGCAAAAATGTCCAGGCAGCTTGTGACTG GCTTTTCTCCCATGTGGATGACCCTTTCCTGGATGACCCTCTGCCCAGAGAATATGTGTTATACCTGCGACCCAGTGGGCCGCTGCTCCAGCAGCTCTCACACTTCTGGCAGCAGTCCCGCCTCTCCTGTGGCAAGAATAAGGCACACAACATCTTCCCCCACATCACCCTCTGCCAATTCTTCATG TGTGCTGATGGGAAGGTGGAGGCTCTGTCCGATGCTCTCCAGACCACTATGGCCAAGTGGAAGGGTCGCATACCCATGCCCCTCTCCCTGGAGCTCTACACCTCCTCAACCTTCATTGGcctctttgtggaggagcaGCTGGCGGAGGTGCTGAAGAGTTTTGCTGCTGATTTTGCCACTGAAGCAGCGGTTAAAGCAG aTGTTCATGTCGAGCCCCATAAGAAACAACTTCATGTCACTTTGGCATACCACTTCCAAGCCAGTCACCTTCCAATTTTGGAGAAGTTAGCCAAAACCGTGGATGTGTCTTCGGGCTGTGACTGGCTGGCTGTGCTCTTCTCCCGGGATATTCGGTTTGCTAACCATGAG ACACTGCAAGTCATGTACCCATATGTGCCTCAGAATGACGATGAGCTTGAGCTGGTGACAGGAGACTTTATCTTCATGTCTCCGGTGGAGCAGAGCAGTGCCAGCGAGGGCTGGGTGTACGGCACCTCGCTGGGCACGGGGCTGTCCGGCCTGCTGCCTGAGAACTATGTCAACCGTGCTGATGAGTCTGACACCTGGGTTGTCCACGG GTCTCACTCCATCCTCAATTGTGCTTCTCCACCTAACTCTGGTAACACTGTGGGTGGGTTATTATTTGATGGACAGCTCAACGACTGCCTACTTGACACTCTCATGGATCCTTCCAGCCTCACCGGCCTCTGTCCTCCTATGCAG GTGTCAAGGCCAACTAGTCAGTCCTCCTTGTCTAAGATGAGACTGTTTGTGTGTCGCCATGGGGAGAGGATGGATGTGGTGTTTGGGAAACACTGGATCACTCAGTGCTTTGACTCCAAAG gcTGTTACATCCGCTCTAATCTCAACATGCCATCCAGCCTGCCAGCCAGAAGCGGAGGTCACCGGGACTATGATAAGGATTGTCCAGTTACTGTGTTTGGCTCCACCCAGGCCCGTCTTGTAG GTGAAGCCCTATTGGAAAGCCATACAACTATAGACTTTGTTTACTGCTCTCCTTCTCTTCGCTGCATCCAGACTGCTCAGCATATTCTGCAGG GTCTCCAGCAGGAGGGAAAGACAAAGATCCGAGTGGAGCCTGGATTGTTTGAATGGACCAAGTGGGTTTCAGGCACATGTTTACCCACTTGGATCCCCCCAGCTGAGCTGGCTGCTGCTAACCTGAGTGTGGATACAACATACAG ACCTCATATTCCCATAAGTAAGCTGGCGGTGTCAGAGTCTTATGACACTTACATCAGCAGGAGCTTCCAAGTGACCCGAGAGATCCTTGCAGAGTGCAAGAACTTAG gaaacacagtcCTGATTGTGGCCCATGCCTCCTCCTTGGAGGCCTGTACTCGCCAGATACAAGGCCTGAGCCCCCAAAACTCCAAGGACTTTGTCCAAGTTGTCCGAAAG ATTCCTTACTTGGGTTTTTGTGCTTGTGAAGAAATGGGAGAGACCGGGGTGTGGCAGCTGGTCGACCCCCCAATCTTGCCTCTGACACACGGACCCAATCACAGTTTCAACTGGAGGGAAATGCTAATGCAGGACTGA
- the ubash3ba gene encoding ubiquitin-associated and SH3 domain-containing protein B isoform X2, producing MGPLWTCFCPWASPRPGRDLKALVSTGGKNVQAACDWLFSHVDDPFLDDPLPREYVLYLRPSGPLLQQLSHFWQQSRLSCGKNKAHNIFPHITLCQFFMCADGKVEALSDALQTTMAKWKGRIPMPLSLELYTSSTFIGLFVEEQLAEVLKSFAADFATEAAVKADVHVEPHKKQLHVTLAYHFQASHLPILEKLAKTVDVSSGCDWLAVLFSRDIRFANHETLQVMYPYVPQNDDELELVTGDFIFMSPVEQSSASEGWVYGTSLGTGLSGLLPENYVNRADESDTWVVHGSHSILNCASPPNSGNTVGGLLFDGQLNDCLLDTLMDPSSLTGLCPPMQVSRPTSQSSLSKMRLFVCRHGERMDVVFGKHWITQCFDSKGCYIRSNLNMPSSLPARSGGHRDYDKDCPVTVFGSTQARLVGEALLESHTTIDFVYCSPSLRCIQTAQHILQGLQQEGKTKIRVEPGLFEWTKWVSGTCLPTWIPPAELAAANLSVDTTYRPHIPISKLAVSESYDTYISRSFQVTREILAECKNLGNTVLIVAHASSLEACTRQIQGLSPQNSKDFVQVVRKIPYLGFCACEEMGETGVWQLVDPPILPLTHGPNHSFNWREMLMQD from the exons CTTGAAAGCTCTGGTTTCGACAGGAGGCAAAAATGTCCAGGCAGCTTGTGACTG GCTTTTCTCCCATGTGGATGACCCTTTCCTGGATGACCCTCTGCCCAGAGAATATGTGTTATACCTGCGACCCAGTGGGCCGCTGCTCCAGCAGCTCTCACACTTCTGGCAGCAGTCCCGCCTCTCCTGTGGCAAGAATAAGGCACACAACATCTTCCCCCACATCACCCTCTGCCAATTCTTCATG TGTGCTGATGGGAAGGTGGAGGCTCTGTCCGATGCTCTCCAGACCACTATGGCCAAGTGGAAGGGTCGCATACCCATGCCCCTCTCCCTGGAGCTCTACACCTCCTCAACCTTCATTGGcctctttgtggaggagcaGCTGGCGGAGGTGCTGAAGAGTTTTGCTGCTGATTTTGCCACTGAAGCAGCGGTTAAAGCAG aTGTTCATGTCGAGCCCCATAAGAAACAACTTCATGTCACTTTGGCATACCACTTCCAAGCCAGTCACCTTCCAATTTTGGAGAAGTTAGCCAAAACCGTGGATGTGTCTTCGGGCTGTGACTGGCTGGCTGTGCTCTTCTCCCGGGATATTCGGTTTGCTAACCATGAG ACACTGCAAGTCATGTACCCATATGTGCCTCAGAATGACGATGAGCTTGAGCTGGTGACAGGAGACTTTATCTTCATGTCTCCGGTGGAGCAGAGCAGTGCCAGCGAGGGCTGGGTGTACGGCACCTCGCTGGGCACGGGGCTGTCCGGCCTGCTGCCTGAGAACTATGTCAACCGTGCTGATGAGTCTGACACCTGGGTTGTCCACGG GTCTCACTCCATCCTCAATTGTGCTTCTCCACCTAACTCTGGTAACACTGTGGGTGGGTTATTATTTGATGGACAGCTCAACGACTGCCTACTTGACACTCTCATGGATCCTTCCAGCCTCACCGGCCTCTGTCCTCCTATGCAG GTGTCAAGGCCAACTAGTCAGTCCTCCTTGTCTAAGATGAGACTGTTTGTGTGTCGCCATGGGGAGAGGATGGATGTGGTGTTTGGGAAACACTGGATCACTCAGTGCTTTGACTCCAAAG gcTGTTACATCCGCTCTAATCTCAACATGCCATCCAGCCTGCCAGCCAGAAGCGGAGGTCACCGGGACTATGATAAGGATTGTCCAGTTACTGTGTTTGGCTCCACCCAGGCCCGTCTTGTAG GTGAAGCCCTATTGGAAAGCCATACAACTATAGACTTTGTTTACTGCTCTCCTTCTCTTCGCTGCATCCAGACTGCTCAGCATATTCTGCAGG GTCTCCAGCAGGAGGGAAAGACAAAGATCCGAGTGGAGCCTGGATTGTTTGAATGGACCAAGTGGGTTTCAGGCACATGTTTACCCACTTGGATCCCCCCAGCTGAGCTGGCTGCTGCTAACCTGAGTGTGGATACAACATACAG ACCTCATATTCCCATAAGTAAGCTGGCGGTGTCAGAGTCTTATGACACTTACATCAGCAGGAGCTTCCAAGTGACCCGAGAGATCCTTGCAGAGTGCAAGAACTTAG gaaacacagtcCTGATTGTGGCCCATGCCTCCTCCTTGGAGGCCTGTACTCGCCAGATACAAGGCCTGAGCCCCCAAAACTCCAAGGACTTTGTCCAAGTTGTCCGAAAG ATTCCTTACTTGGGTTTTTGTGCTTGTGAAGAAATGGGAGAGACCGGGGTGTGGCAGCTGGTCGACCCCCCAATCTTGCCTCTGACACACGGACCCAATCACAGTTTCAACTGGAGGGAAATGCTAATGCAGGACTGA